Within Micromonospora parathelypteridis, the genomic segment ACTCGCCACCGGCGAACCGGTGATGCCGATCGGCGGGTTCAACGGCAGTGACCCGTCACCGACCCTCGCGCAGTTCCAGCGCTACGTCGCCGACGGCCGAATCCACTACTTCGTCGGCGGTGGCGGCTTCCGGGCCAACGGCGGCAGCTCCGCCTCCCAGGAGATCGCCACCTGGGTCGGGGAGACGTTCACGGCGCAGACCGTCGACGGTGTCACCGTCTACGACCTGAGCACCGGCACGGAGGAGTCGTGACCGCGCTCAGCGGCCCCCGGGCCGCGGTCCAGGCCCGACCGTCAGCCGCCGGTGCGGTGCTGGACGTGGTGATCCCGGTCCACAACGAGGAGGCCGACCTCGGCCCGTGCGTACGGCGGTTGCACGCCCACCTGAGCGAACACTTCCCGTACCCGTTCCAGATCACCATCGCCGACAACGCCAGCGTCGACGACACCCTGAAGGTTGCCGACGGCCTCGCCGGCGAGCTGCCCGGCGTCGAGGTGCTGCACCTGGACGCCAAGGGGCGGGGCAGGGCCCTCTCCGCCGCCTGGTCCGCGTCGTCCGCGCCGGTGCTGGCGTACATGGACGTGGACCTCTCCACCGACCTGGCGGCACTGTTGCCGCTGGTCGCGCCCCTGATCTCCGGCCACTCCGACCTGGCCATCGGCACGCGGCTGGCGCGTACCTCCCGGGTGGTGCGCGGTGCGAAGCGGGAGGTGATCTCGCGGGCCTACAACCTGCTGCTGCGCGGGGCGTTGGCGGCACGGTTCTCCGACGCGCAGTGCGGGTTCAAGGCGATCCGTGCCGACGTGGCAGGTGAGCTGCTCCCGTTGGTGCGGGACACCGGCTGGTTCTTCGACACCGAGCTGCTGGTGCTCGCCCAGCGGGCCGGGCTGCGCATCCACGAGGTGCCGGTGGACTGGGTCGACGACCCGGACAGCCGCGTCGACATCGTCGCCACCGCCCTGGCCGACCTACGCGGAATGGGTCGGCTGGGCCGGGCGCTGCTGACCGGCGCGCTGCCGCTGACCGACCTGCGCGCCCAACTCGGCCGGGCGCCGCTGGCCGCTCCACGCGCGCAGCTCACCGGGGCGCCGCTGGCCGCGCCGCCGGGGCAGGTGCCGTTTGGGTTGCCCCGGCAGCTGGTCCGGTTCGCCGCCGTCGGGGTGGCCAGCACGCTCGCGTACCTGTTGCTGTTTCTGGCCACCCGGGGCGCGCTCGGCGCGCAACCGGCGAACCTGCTGGCGCTGCTGCTGACCGCGGTGGCGAACACGGCCGCGAACCGGCGGCTGACGTTCGGGATCAGCGGACGCCGGAACGTCGGACGGCATCACCTGCAGGGGTTGCTGGCCTTCGCGCTCGGGCTGGCGCTGACCAGTGGCGCGCTGGCCGTGCTGCACGTGGTCTCCACCGTGCCGGCGCGGCCGGTGGAGTTGGCCGTGCTGGTGGCCGCGAACCTTGCCGCCACCGTGCTGCGCTTCGTGCTGCTGCGCCTCGGCATGCACCACCGGCGCGGCTGAGCCGCCGTCCCGGTCGAGCCGGCCTGGGCCCGCCGACGCTCAGTCGCCCAGCACCTGGGCGAGGACCTCGACGACGCGTCGCGCGTGGCGCCCGTCGGGGTCCTCGTCGGTGTTCAGGTCGGTCACGCTCATCCCGAGCAGCCGATCGGCTCGGGCCAGGGGAGTGACCAGCGCGATCAGGTCCGCCCAGCGAAGCCCGTCCGGCTCGGGGTAGGTCACCGCCGGCAGGTCGCGCGGATCCACCACGTCCAGGTCGAGGTGCAGCCAGGCCGGCCCGTCCCCGCCGGCGGCCAGGCTCGTCCCGACCGCCCCGGCGCCCCGGCG encodes:
- a CDS encoding glycosyltransferase, giving the protein MTALSGPRAAVQARPSAAGAVLDVVIPVHNEEADLGPCVRRLHAHLSEHFPYPFQITIADNASVDDTLKVADGLAGELPGVEVLHLDAKGRGRALSAAWSASSAPVLAYMDVDLSTDLAALLPLVAPLISGHSDLAIGTRLARTSRVVRGAKREVISRAYNLLLRGALAARFSDAQCGFKAIRADVAGELLPLVRDTGWFFDTELLVLAQRAGLRIHEVPVDWVDDPDSRVDIVATALADLRGMGRLGRALLTGALPLTDLRAQLGRAPLAAPRAQLTGAPLAAPPGQVPFGLPRQLVRFAAVGVASTLAYLLLFLATRGALGAQPANLLALLLTAVANTAANRRLTFGISGRRNVGRHHLQGLLAFALGLALTSGALAVLHVVSTVPARPVELAVLVAANLAATVLRFVLLRLGMHHRRG